The proteins below come from a single Staphylococcus sp. MI 10-1553 genomic window:
- the hprK gene encoding HPr(Ser) kinase/phosphatase, with the protein MLTTQDLVKRFNMNVVAGEAGLNRPIHNTDISRPGLEMAGYFSHYASNRIQLLGTTELSFYNLLPDAERQGRMRKLCRPETPAIIITRGHDAPDELLEAAQELDTPLIYVEEATTRVMGRLTTYLEHELANSTSLHGVLVDVYGVGVLITGDSGIGKSETALELVKRGHRLVADDNVEIKEITKDQLIGKAPKIIEHLLEIRGLGIINVMTLFGAGSILTQKRIRLNINLETWHQDKLYDRVGLNHETLKILDTEITKKTIPVRPGRNVAVIIEVAAMNYRLNIMGINTAEEFNERLNAEILKNSQQNKGDIE; encoded by the coding sequence ATGCTAACGACTCAAGATTTAGTTAAGCGATTTAATATGAATGTGGTCGCTGGTGAAGCGGGGTTAAATCGTCCAATACATAATACAGATATTTCAAGGCCTGGTTTGGAGATGGCAGGATATTTTTCTCATTATGCTTCCAATCGTATTCAACTTTTAGGTACAACAGAACTGTCTTTCTACAATTTATTACCAGATGCTGAACGTCAAGGGCGCATGCGTAAACTTTGTCGTCCTGAAACACCAGCCATTATTATTACACGCGGGCATGATGCGCCGGATGAGTTGTTAGAGGCGGCACAGGAGTTAGATACGCCGTTGATTTATGTAGAAGAAGCAACGACACGTGTCATGGGCCGTTTGACGACGTATCTCGAACATGAACTTGCCAATTCGACTTCGTTACATGGTGTGCTCGTCGATGTGTATGGTGTCGGTGTATTAATTACAGGTGATTCCGGTATAGGTAAAAGTGAAACAGCTCTGGAACTTGTGAAACGTGGTCATCGTCTTGTTGCGGATGATAACGTAGAAATTAAAGAGATTACGAAAGATCAACTCATTGGTAAGGCGCCTAAAATCATTGAACATTTGTTAGAAATAAGAGGTTTGGGTATTATTAATGTGATGACATTGTTTGGTGCGGGTTCGATTTTAACGCAAAAACGCATTCGCTTAAACATTAATCTGGAAACTTGGCATCAAGATAAATTGTATGATCGTGTCGGTTTAAATCATGAAACACTTAAGATTTTAGATACCGAAATTACGAAAAAAACGATTCCCGTTCGTCCAGGGCGAAACGTAGCTGTCATCATTGAAGTGGCGGCCATGAACTACCGCTTGAATATTATGGGAATTAATACAGCAGAAGAGTTTAACGAACGTTTAAATGCTGAAATCTTAAAAAATAGTCAACAAAATAAAGGAGACATAGAATGA